In Pomacea canaliculata isolate SZHN2017 linkage group LG12, ASM307304v1, whole genome shotgun sequence, a single genomic region encodes these proteins:
- the LOC112553351 gene encoding uncharacterized protein LOC112553351 isoform X1, whose amino-acid sequence MATATDSTVPLISTDTKASTSVSMNNTPPPGYYQLPQFHPGTGPVLCPPQLMGMNVIQPTSAGPTMIQMTQPVVTVLKPATTCPLVMSVLSSIFCCFICGMAGILVAWKARLEVLENKYEQARHSINIVWIFFGLTIFFGLVTWGMVSFYLVVIVPGIFRYYN is encoded by the exons ATGGCCACCGCTACAGACTCCACTGTTCCACTGATTTCCACAGACACGAAAG CCTCTACAAGTGTGTCGATGAATAACACTCCACCCCCCGGGTACTACCAACTGCCACAATTCCACCCTGGGACTGGACCAGTCCTCTGCCCACCCCAGTTGATGGGAATGAACGTGATCCAGCCTACCTCAGCTGGGCCCACAATGATA cAGATGACTCAGCCAGTGGTGACGGTACTGAAGCCAGCAACCACGTGTCCCCTGGTGATGTCGGTGCTCAGttccattttctgttgtttcatcTGCGGCATGGCTGGCATCCTCGTCGCCTGGAAG GCCCGCCTGGAGGTCCTGGAAAATAAGTACGAGCAGGCTCGCCATTCCATCAACATCGTCTGGATTTTCTTCGGCCTCACCATCTTCTTTGGACTCGTCACTTGGGGAATGGTGTCCTTCTACTTAGTCGTGATCGTACCAGGAATCTTCCGTTATTATAATTAG
- the LOC112553351 gene encoding uncharacterized protein LOC112553351 isoform X2 → MATATDSTVPLISTDTKASTSVSMNNTPPPGYYQLPQFHPGTGPVLCPPQLMGMNVIQPTSAGPTMIMTQPVVTVLKPATTCPLVMSVLSSIFCCFICGMAGILVAWKARLEVLENKYEQARHSINIVWIFFGLTIFFGLVTWGMVSFYLVVIVPGIFRYYN, encoded by the exons ATGGCCACCGCTACAGACTCCACTGTTCCACTGATTTCCACAGACACGAAAG CCTCTACAAGTGTGTCGATGAATAACACTCCACCCCCCGGGTACTACCAACTGCCACAATTCCACCCTGGGACTGGACCAGTCCTCTGCCCACCCCAGTTGATGGGAATGAACGTGATCCAGCCTACCTCAGCTGGGCCCACAATGATA ATGACTCAGCCAGTGGTGACGGTACTGAAGCCAGCAACCACGTGTCCCCTGGTGATGTCGGTGCTCAGttccattttctgttgtttcatcTGCGGCATGGCTGGCATCCTCGTCGCCTGGAAG GCCCGCCTGGAGGTCCTGGAAAATAAGTACGAGCAGGCTCGCCATTCCATCAACATCGTCTGGATTTTCTTCGGCCTCACCATCTTCTTTGGACTCGTCACTTGGGGAATGGTGTCCTTCTACTTAGTCGTGATCGTACCAGGAATCTTCCGTTATTATAATTAG
- the LOC112577047 gene encoding uncharacterized protein LOC112577047 isoform X2 yields the protein MVSDEDCKLIQTSIDEKAETPVQMTYTPPPGYYPGPQVQSDSRPVTSTPQLAGIQSNHFNLSRNPVDMTRPVGFVARPGTLVKKQERTRDTTNNYWAVFGFAVCIFFVLLISL from the exons ATGGTCTCCGATGAAGACTGTAAACTTATACAGACATCGATAGATGAGAAAG CCGAAACACCTGTGCAGATGACTTACACCCCACCTCCCGGGTACTACCCAGGACCACAAGTCCAGTCTGACAGCAGACCTGTCACCAGCACACCCCAGCTCGCGGGGATACAATCAAATCATTTCAACTTAAGTAGGAATCCCGTGGAT ATGACTCGGCCAGTGGGGTTTGTGGCGAGGCCAGGAACTCTGGTGAAGAAACAGGAGCGGACCCGCGACACCACCAACAACTACTGGGCTGTATTCGGTTTTGCCGTCTGCATCTTCTTCGTCCTCTTGATCAG tttatga
- the LOC112577047 gene encoding uncharacterized protein LOC112577047 isoform X1, with translation MVSDEDCKLIQTSIDEKAETPVQMTYTPPPGYYPGPQVQSDSRPVTSTPQLAGIQSNHFNLSRNPVDMTRPVGFVARPGTLVKKQERTRDTTNNYWAVFGFAVCIFFVLLIRFMYSYVTH, from the exons ATGGTCTCCGATGAAGACTGTAAACTTATACAGACATCGATAGATGAGAAAG CCGAAACACCTGTGCAGATGACTTACACCCCACCTCCCGGGTACTACCCAGGACCACAAGTCCAGTCTGACAGCAGACCTGTCACCAGCACACCCCAGCTCGCGGGGATACAATCAAATCATTTCAACTTAAGTAGGAATCCCGTGGAT ATGACTCGGCCAGTGGGGTTTGTGGCGAGGCCAGGAACTCTGGTGAAGAAACAGGAGCGGACCCGCGACACCACCAACAACTACTGGGCTGTATTCGGTTTTGCCGTCTGCATCTTCTTCGTCCTCTTGATCAGGTTCATGTATTCTTATGTCACTCATTAA
- the LOC112576957 gene encoding uncharacterized protein LOC112576957 isoform X2 — protein MASASYQQMSTDPIVPDQPAFAVPSAGYNPGGQYGAVITAPQQREIQVIHPMTGGPTVVVTQPVVNVPEPQTQCALIMSVLSSIFCCFVCGIMGILVSWRARLYVLDNKLEHARHSVNIVWILFAFTIIFGIITWIVVAVYVAIGTKYLFCSYYCSSSGCYYRC, from the exons ATGGCTAGCGCAAGTTATCAGCAAATGTCGACAGACCCAATAG TACCCGACCAGCCTGCCTTTGCGGTCCCGAGTGCCGGGTATAACCCAGGAGGTCAGTATGGTGCAGTGATCACAGCTCCCCAACAAAGGGAAATACAAGTGATACACCCAATGACAGGTGGTCCCACGGTTGTG GTGACACAGCCGGTGGTGAATGTACCCGAGCCTCAGACTCAGTGTGCTCTCATCATGTCCGTGCTCAGCTCCatcttctgttgttttgtgtgcGGCATCATGGGTATTCTCGTGTCCTGGAGG GCTCGCCTCTATGTCCTGGACAATAAACTGGAGCACGCTCGTCACTCAGTCAACATCGTGTGGATTCTCTTCGCTTTCACCATCATCTTTGGCATCATCACCTGGATCGTGGTCGCCGTCTATGTGGCTATTGgtactaaatatttattctgcAGCTATTACTGCAGCAGCAGTGGATGCTACTACAGATGCTAG
- the LOC112576957 gene encoding uncharacterized protein LOC112576957 isoform X1, with protein MASASYQQMSTDPIGDKIPDQPAFAVPSAGYNPGGQYGAVITAPQQREIQVIHPMTGGPTVVVTQPVVNVPEPQTQCALIMSVLSSIFCCFVCGIMGILVSWRARLYVLDNKLEHARHSVNIVWILFAFTIIFGIITWIVVAVYVAIGTKYLFCSYYCSSSGCYYRC; from the exons ATGGCTAGCGCAAGTTATCAGCAAATGTCGACAGACCCAATAGGtgacaaaa TACCCGACCAGCCTGCCTTTGCGGTCCCGAGTGCCGGGTATAACCCAGGAGGTCAGTATGGTGCAGTGATCACAGCTCCCCAACAAAGGGAAATACAAGTGATACACCCAATGACAGGTGGTCCCACGGTTGTG GTGACACAGCCGGTGGTGAATGTACCCGAGCCTCAGACTCAGTGTGCTCTCATCATGTCCGTGCTCAGCTCCatcttctgttgttttgtgtgcGGCATCATGGGTATTCTCGTGTCCTGGAGG GCTCGCCTCTATGTCCTGGACAATAAACTGGAGCACGCTCGTCACTCAGTCAACATCGTGTGGATTCTCTTCGCTTTCACCATCATCTTTGGCATCATCACCTGGATCGTGGTCGCCGTCTATGTGGCTATTGgtactaaatatttattctgcAGCTATTACTGCAGCAGCAGTGGATGCTACTACAGATGCTAG
- the LOC112577230 gene encoding uncharacterized protein LOC112577230, producing MASAGYQQMSTDPICEKMTDQPAYGMASPGYNPGGQYGAVISAPQQRGIQVIQPMTGGPTVVVTQPMMNVPEPQTQCALVMSVLSSIFCCFMCGIMGILVSWRARLYVLENKLEHARHSVNIVWILFAFTIFFGIITWIMVGIYTAVGTKYLFCRLYCSNNGCYYRC from the exons ATGGCTAGCGCAGGCTATCAGCAAATGTCGACAGACCCAATATGTgagaaaa tgaCAGACCAGCCTGCCTATGGGATGGCAAGTCCCGGCTATAACCCAGGAGGTCAGTATGGTGCAGTGATCTCCGCTCCCCAACAAAGAGGAATACAAGTGATACAGCCAATGACAGGTGGCCCCACGGTTGTG GTGACCCAGCCAATGATGAATGTACCCGAGCCTCAGACTCAGTGTGCTCTCGTCATGTCCGTGCTCAGCTCCATCTTCTGTTGTTTTATGTGCGGCATCATGGGTATTCTTGTGTCCTGGAGG GCTCGCCTCTATGTCCTGGAGAATAAACTAGAGCACGCTCGTCACTCAGTCAACATCGTGTGGATTCTCTTCGCTTTCACCATCTTCTTTGGCATCATCACCTGGATCATGGTCGGCATCTATACGGCTGTTGgtactaaatatttattctgcAGACTTTACTGCAGCAACAATGGATGCTACTACAGATGCTAG